In Balnearium lithotrophicum, the sequence CTCCCATAAAAAATCCTTCCACATAAATAGGGGATACTCCTCCCCTTCGTTTAAACTGCAGGGAACCTCTCCCTCAAACTCAATCAATTCTTCCTTCAAAAATCCTCTATCCTCTGTTACAACAACTTCGTAGTGCTTTTTCCCCCTCTTCACAATTCTCTTAAACGGAAAGGCATCAAAAAATTCGTTTGCGACTATAAAGCCTGAAAACTCCCCTAAATCGGAAAGGCTACTAATCCAGTTAACTCCATCTATCCAGTTGGGTTTCTCCCTTACTTCAAGAACAGTGTACTTGTCAACAGAAATAGAGTCGGTTATATCCTTAATTAGAAATCCCTTTCCTCCTCCAAGCTCTAAGATTCTTAAAGGTAATTTAAGTTCCTGGTATTTTTTCTTAATATAAAAAGCTAAAACCTTACCAAATGCTGAAGTGAGTTCAGGAGCTGTAATAAAATCCTCACCCAAAACGTTTTTTACTCTCTTTTTGGTGTAGTACCCAAATTCAGGGTGGTATAGGGAGAGCTCTACAAACCTGTCAAAGGTTATAAATCCGCTCTTTCTAATCTCTTTCACAACAATCTTTTTCAGCATACCCGATAAACTCCTCCGTCCCTGATTAAAAGGCCTAAAACTTCAAGTTCTAAGAGAATAGAGGAGATTTCGGAAAGGCTCTTCCCTGTCTCCTCAACAAGGCCATCTATGGTTGACGGCTTTTTAAGAAGTATTTTGTAGATTTCCTCCAATCTCTCAGGAACCTCTATTTTTTGACTCTCTTTAATTGAGAAGAACTCTGCAATTTCAGAAAACTCGGTTAGTGGAAGAGCTCCCTCCTTTATCAGCCTGTTAGTTCCCCTACTGAAAGGGGAGTCAATATTTCCCGGAACAGCCCAAACGTCCCTCCCCAAGTCCAAGGCATAGTTAACTGTTATAAAAGTTCCACTCCTTTCGGCTGCCTCAACAACAATCACACAGTCTGAAAGGCCTGCAACAATTCTGTTTCTCCTTGGGAAGTATTCTCTCTTAGGCTTTGTTCCAAGCGGAAATTCGGAAACTATTCCTCCTCCGTTTTCTACTATCTTCTCTCCCAAACTCCTGTTTTCTAAGGGATAGATAAGGTCAACGGAACTTCCCAAAACAGCAATAGTATTTCCCGAGGAGAGAGCTCCCCTATGGGCAGATGTATCAATTCCCAAAGCCAGTCCACTGACAACAGTAACTCCTAAATCTGAAAGGTACTTTCCAAGTCTGTAGGCAACGGTTCTACCGTAGGAGGAACACTTTCTCGAGCCTACAATAGCAACCGACTTTTCAACGTTTAAACGCCCCCTTATGTAGAGGACCATGGGAGGTTGCTGGAGGTCAAGGAGCTTTTTGGGATACTCGTTAGAGAAAAAGGGAACTATTTCAATTCCCAATCTTTCAGCTTTTTTGATTTCTTCCTCTGCAAGTTTTAATTCACTACTTAAATCCGGAACTTCTTCCTTTATTCCCTCCTCTAAGGAACCGTACTTCTCGATTAACCTCCTTGCCCTGTGAAAACCGATACCCTTTTTAAACTGCAGAGCAACAGCTAACAATCTCTCCATCAAAGAAGCCTTATGGCAGATAGTGTTCTCTTTTTCGTTTTTTCCTTTCTATAGGAGAAAAATCTATCGTTGTTACAGATTGTACAGAAGTTCAAGTCCTCTATAACCTCCACGCCGGCAGCTTTAAGCTGAACTCTGTTTGCACACTTCAGGTCGAAGAGAAGCTTTCCATCCCCAACTTCGGTAAAGCAACTTGAGTACTCTTTTGAGAAGGAATTCCTCACGTCCGACCTCACCTCGTAGCATCCACCGCAGATAGAAACACCTAAAATGGCCTTTTTTACCCTTGTAAACTTGCTCATGTATGAAGCTGCGTTAAAGGCAATTCCCTTTAACGTTCCTCTCCAGCCGGCATGGACAACTCCAACAGCTCCTTCTCCTACGAGGAATATTGGAAGACAGTCTGCTGTTAAAACCCCTATCCATATTTTCTTGGAGTCTGTAATTAGTCCATCTGAAATCGGTGGAACGGTTGGAACAGAAGCTACAAAGGAGACCTCTCCTCCATGAACCTGAACGGGAGTTACAACCGGTATGCCCTTTATCTCCTTTATCTCCCTTCCATCCTGAGGCTTTTCAGAAATAAAAATTTCGTAGTTCAAACCAAATAACTCCTTGTTCGTTATTGTAGAATTTTATATCAAGATGGAAGTAAGGTTAAAAGTAACAATAAAAAGGAGGAGCTTCCCTCCTCTCTACCTCTTCAAACCTTCGGAGCTCTTTGAGAAGTTTGAGGAGACTTTGAAGGAAAACCTCAAGGGTTTAGATAGTAGTAGAGTAACGAATAGGGCCATTAATGAGTTCTTTAGAAGGAAGGGAAGTAGGAAGTTGAAAAAGCTTAAAAGGGAATTTTTAAAGTTGGATGGAGCTCCTCTTGTGAAAAGGAAAGCCATTTACAACGCTTTTTACAGGATTTTCCAGAGGTTAGAGTGGGCTTTAAGTTCTGGTAGCGAGAAGGAAATAGAACTGAAGGTTTGGGCAACATCGTCTATAGACTACTTAACCGACGTTTTAGAAATCTTAGGGGAGAACGATGGAAGAGATTTCAAGTAGGTGGATTCTCCAGGAAGTCTTTG encodes:
- the dprA gene encoding DNA-processing protein DprA, producing MERLLAVALQFKKGIGFHRARRLIEKYGSLEEGIKEEVPDLSSELKLAEEEIKKAERLGIEIVPFFSNEYPKKLLDLQQPPMVLYIRGRLNVEKSVAIVGSRKCSSYGRTVAYRLGKYLSDLGVTVVSGLALGIDTSAHRGALSSGNTIAVLGSSVDLIYPLENRSLGEKIVENGGGIVSEFPLGTKPKREYFPRRNRIVAGLSDCVIVVEAAERSGTFITVNYALDLGRDVWAVPGNIDSPFSRGTNRLIKEGALPLTEFSEIAEFFSIKESQKIEVPERLEEIYKILLKKPSTIDGLVEETGKSLSEISSILLELEVLGLLIRDGGVYRVC
- a CDS encoding SAM-dependent methyltransferase produces the protein MLKKIVVKEIRKSGFITFDRFVELSLYHPEFGYYTKKRVKNVLGEDFITAPELTSAFGKVLAFYIKKKYQELKLPLRILELGGGKGFLIKDITDSISVDKYTVLEVREKPNWIDGVNWISSLSDLGEFSGFIVANEFFDAFPFKRIVKRGKKHYEVVVTEDRGFLKEELIEFEGEVPCSLNEGEEYPLFMWKDFLWELSEKIKRAYLIVFDYGNSCGELSFRAYRSNRLVNDYLEKIGETDLTASVDFTYLRSLLEKVGFKFVSLKPQSSFLLENGIERFLKPSDVPAALTLLVDMGRKFKVLEVLKEVSPF
- a CDS encoding polyphenol oxidase family protein, translating into MNYEIFISEKPQDGREIKEIKGIPVVTPVQVHGGEVSFVASVPTVPPISDGLITDSKKIWIGVLTADCLPIFLVGEGAVGVVHAGWRGTLKGIAFNAASYMSKFTRVKKAILGVSICGGCYEVRSDVRNSFSKEYSSCFTEVGDGKLLFDLKCANRVQLKAAGVEVIEDLNFCTICNNDRFFSYRKEKTKKRTLSAIRLL